Proteins encoded in a region of the Paenibacillus sp. W2I17 genome:
- the ccsA gene encoding cytochrome c biogenesis protein CcsA: MRLLDFSSDAFIVSFFLYCAAFLLYAVAVMGKKWSNRDPLDHMNRWGKRAFIASTVALAAHIVFFVTRWAGAGHIPVSNMYEFMSFLSMMIMVAFIVVYAIYRKSLLGLFALPLTIIIMAYAAVFPQEVQPLIPALQSIWLKIHVTLAALGEAFFAVGFAAGFMYLLRTVDFSGKDKSSRRQRGWVEFTLVTIVVVIGFIGTVFAFRTAGYEAVFVQKTVSIDTEVQENSTIEKVIYRMPPIFAPYNSEVESMTPFLGMKKPLLETPSWMNGVNAGRKLNTVVWSLIVGLILYGIVRLLVRRPLGQALQPMMDGIDADDLDEISYRAIAIGFPIFTLGALIFAMIWAQIAWSRFWGWDPKEVWALITWLYYSVYLHLRLSRGWQGQKSAWLAVLGFLVVMFTLVGVNLVIAGLHSYAGAD, translated from the coding sequence ATGAGATTATTGGATTTCAGCAGCGACGCATTTATCGTATCTTTCTTTCTCTATTGTGCTGCATTCTTGTTATATGCTGTCGCGGTCATGGGCAAAAAATGGAGTAATCGTGATCCTCTGGACCATATGAATCGCTGGGGTAAAAGAGCTTTTATCGCTTCGACTGTCGCTTTGGCGGCACATATCGTATTTTTTGTAACCCGATGGGCTGGGGCAGGTCATATCCCGGTTAGTAACATGTATGAGTTCATGTCTTTTCTGTCCATGATGATCATGGTTGCATTTATTGTTGTATATGCCATATACCGCAAGTCATTACTGGGTTTGTTTGCCTTACCACTTACCATTATTATTATGGCGTACGCCGCTGTATTTCCTCAGGAGGTACAACCATTAATCCCGGCGCTTCAGTCCATCTGGCTGAAAATTCACGTGACGTTGGCCGCGCTTGGTGAAGCATTCTTCGCCGTGGGTTTTGCCGCAGGGTTCATGTATTTGCTCCGTACGGTTGATTTCAGTGGTAAAGACAAGTCTTCAAGACGTCAGCGAGGATGGGTTGAATTCACCCTGGTTACGATCGTTGTAGTCATCGGATTCATCGGAACGGTATTTGCCTTTCGTACAGCTGGTTACGAGGCGGTTTTTGTACAGAAAACGGTCAGCATTGACACAGAGGTACAGGAAAATAGTACAATAGAGAAAGTGATTTATCGCATGCCTCCGATTTTTGCACCATATAATAGCGAAGTGGAGAGCATGACACCGTTTCTTGGTATGAAAAAACCTTTACTTGAGACGCCTTCCTGGATGAACGGGGTAAATGCCGGGCGTAAGCTGAATACGGTGGTTTGGTCACTTATTGTAGGTCTGATCCTGTATGGAATTGTACGACTTCTTGTGCGCAGACCACTTGGACAAGCGTTACAGCCAATGATGGATGGAATCGATGCCGATGATCTGGATGAGATAAGTTATCGCGCGATTGCCATTGGTTTTCCGATATTTACGCTGGGAGCATTAATCTTTGCCATGATCTGGGCTCAGATTGCCTGGAGTCGCTTTTGGGGTTGGGACCCCAAAGAGGTGTGGGCATTGATTACATGGCTATATTATAGTGTGTATCTGCATTTGCGTTTATCCAGAGGTTGGCAAGGTCAGAAGTCTGCATGGCTTGCAGTTCTTGGCTTCCTGGTCGTCATGTTTACGCTAGTTGGGGTGAATCTGGTAATTGCTGGATTACATTCTTACGCTGGAGCGGACTAG